One region of Myxocyprinus asiaticus isolate MX2 ecotype Aquarium Trade chromosome 38, UBuf_Myxa_2, whole genome shotgun sequence genomic DNA includes:
- the LOC127428989 gene encoding glutaredoxin-1-like codes for MAEEFVKAQIKGDKVVVFLKPTCPYCTLAKSVLSKYKFKGGHLEFIDISGRNDMDTIQDYLQQITGARTVPRIFIGEQCIGGGSDVQNLDSSGKLEGMLQAIRALQ; via the exons ATGGCAGAAGAATTTGTGAAAGCGCAAATTAAGGGCGACAAAGTCGTTGTGTTTTTAAAACCGACGTGCCCGTACTGCACACTCGCCAAAAGTGTTTTGTCAAAGTATAAATTCAAAGGCGGACACTTGGAGTTCATCGACATCAGTGGACGGAACGACATGGACACCATACAAGATTATCTGCAACAGATCACTGGCGCTCGAACT GTTCCTCGAATCTTCATAGGGGAGCAGTGTATCGGAGGAGGAAGTGATGTCCAGAATCTTGACAGCTCTGGAAAACTGGAAGGCATGTTGCAGGCAATCAGAGCGTTGCAATGA